One window of Sinorhizobium fredii NGR234 genomic DNA carries:
- a CDS encoding helix-turn-helix domain-containing protein: protein MTSSQLARQHRHYLAVRERLVRSAGNSGRWPAIAELEAQLAELATANATKARRIATLEEDLADAQARLLAQAQMLLSGRRADDGDEADCDRSSIEEIVAAVLADFPGVTWADIVSVRRDRQLVKPRHACMRAVYEKRKDLSLPRIGRIFHRDHTTVLAVVNRPVP from the coding sequence ATGACCAGTTCGCAACTCGCAAGGCAGCATCGTCATTATCTGGCGGTCCGTGAGCGGCTGGTCCGCTCTGCGGGCAACTCCGGACGATGGCCCGCAATCGCCGAACTGGAGGCACAACTGGCTGAACTCGCCACGGCGAACGCCACAAAAGCGCGTCGAATAGCTACGCTGGAAGAGGATTTGGCCGATGCTCAGGCGCGGCTGCTCGCGCAAGCTCAAATGCTGTTGTCAGGTCGTCGCGCGGATGACGGCGACGAAGCGGATTGCGACAGGTCCTCGATCGAGGAGATCGTTGCAGCCGTGCTCGCGGACTTTCCTGGCGTGACGTGGGCGGACATTGTCAGCGTCCGGCGCGACCGTCAGTTGGTGAAACCCCGACATGCCTGCATGCGTGCGGTCTACGAGAAGCGGAAAGATCTGTCGCTGCCGAGGATCGGCCGCATCTTTCATCGCGACCATACGACGGTGCTCGCAGTCGTGAATCGCCCAGTGCCGTGA
- a CDS encoding LexA family transcriptional regulator yields the protein MNEKSERLRQARINARYRFASDAANALGIVASTYRAHENGQNEFDFAEAKIYARKFNVDPVWLMGEAADAETGGPIPIPKPAEVDPPNAGPPTKLVGPGKKIPVFGQAVGGVDGEFLMNGTVLHEVLAPPILSDISDAYAVSVSGDSMYPRYEDGEVCFVDPGRRVRKGDYVIAQIRLEEGGALLAYVKKFVRHNSSELVLEQFNPQKELRFEARTVHSVHYIALAGNA from the coding sequence ATGAATGAAAAATCTGAACGATTGCGCCAGGCACGCATCAATGCGAGGTACCGCTTTGCCTCCGATGCGGCGAACGCCCTTGGCATCGTCGCCTCGACTTATCGCGCCCACGAGAACGGCCAGAACGAATTTGACTTTGCCGAGGCCAAGATCTACGCGCGCAAGTTCAACGTCGATCCCGTTTGGCTCATGGGCGAGGCAGCGGACGCAGAGACCGGCGGACCGATCCCGATCCCCAAGCCGGCAGAGGTCGACCCACCGAACGCCGGCCCTCCCACCAAGCTGGTCGGACCGGGCAAGAAAATCCCTGTCTTTGGCCAGGCCGTTGGCGGTGTAGATGGTGAATTTCTGATGAACGGCACTGTGCTGCACGAAGTCCTGGCGCCGCCCATTCTGTCCGACATTTCTGATGCTTACGCGGTTTCAGTATCCGGCGATTCCATGTATCCGCGCTATGAAGACGGCGAAGTTTGCTTTGTCGATCCCGGGCGGCGCGTCAGGAAAGGCGACTATGTGATCGCCCAGATCCGCCTGGAAGAGGGCGGCGCCCTGCTCGCCTACGTGAAGAAATTCGTCCGGCATAACAGTTCCGAGCTGGTACTTGAGCAGTTCAACCCGCAAAAGGAACTGCGCTTCGAGGCCCGCACGGTGCACTCGGTCCA